Proteins from a single region of Candidatus Zixiibacteriota bacterium:
- a CDS encoding glycine--tRNA ligase has protein sequence MDKLVSLCKRRGFIFQSSEIYGGINSCWDYGPLGVELKNNIKQCWWKSMTQFRDDIEGLDASILMHPQVWVTSGHVASFADPMVDCKNCKMRFRAEEVQGTKCPNCGGELTEARQFNLMFKTHMGPVEDDASMVYLRPETAQGIYVNFLNVLAPSRQKPPFGIAQIGKAFRNEISPGNFIFRSREFEQMEMQFFINPKEDDKWIEYWKEERMKWYHSLGIKKENLRFHQHDKKELAFYAKMAFDIEYNFPFGWKEIEGIHNRTDYDLSRHTQATGKDLSYYDDLTRERFIPYIIETSAGVDRSLLVCLVDAYHEEVVKDEERTVLKLDPKIAPIKAGVYPLVKRENMPEIAKKIEDLLRPHFKVFYDEGGAIGRRYRRQDEVGTPFGITVDSQTLQDQTVTLRERDSMEQVRVKIDELVGVLKKKIWGN, from the coding sequence ATGGATAAACTGGTCTCCCTGTGTAAAAGGAGAGGTTTCATTTTCCAGTCCAGCGAGATCTATGGGGGGATAAATAGCTGCTGGGATTATGGGCCCTTAGGCGTGGAGCTTAAGAATAACATCAAACAGTGCTGGTGGAAAAGTATGACCCAGTTCCGGGATGATATCGAAGGGCTGGATGCCTCGATTCTAATGCATCCGCAGGTCTGGGTGACCTCAGGTCACGTAGCTTCTTTTGCTGACCCGATGGTAGACTGCAAGAACTGCAAGATGAGATTCAGAGCAGAAGAAGTTCAGGGAACGAAATGCCCTAATTGCGGTGGAGAATTGACTGAAGCCAGGCAGTTCAATCTGATGTTCAAAACCCATATGGGTCCAGTGGAGGATGATGCTTCAATGGTCTATCTTCGTCCGGAAACTGCCCAGGGTATTTATGTCAATTTCCTAAACGTATTAGCCCCTTCCAGGCAGAAACCTCCTTTCGGAATTGCTCAGATAGGGAAGGCTTTTAGAAACGAGATCTCCCCTGGCAATTTCATCTTCCGCTCGCGTGAATTCGAGCAGATGGAGATGCAGTTTTTTATCAACCCCAAAGAAGACGACAAATGGATCGAATACTGGAAAGAGGAGAGAATGAAATGGTATCATTCTCTGGGGATAAAAAAAGAAAACCTGCGGTTTCACCAGCACGATAAAAAGGAATTAGCTTTTTATGCCAAGATGGCTTTTGACATAGAATATAATTTCCCCTTTGGCTGGAAGGAGATCGAGGGGATTCATAACCGCACCGATTATGACCTTTCCCGGCACACCCAGGCAACCGGGAAAGACCTTTCCTATTATGATGACCTGACCAGGGAAAGGTTTATTCCATACATAATCGAGACCTCAGCCGGGGTTGACCGCTCGTTGCTGGTCTGCCTGGTGGATGCTTACCACGAAGAGGTGGTCAAGGATGAGGAAAGAACCGTTTTGAAATTAGATCCCAAAATCGCGCCGATCAAAGCCGGGGTGTATCCCCTGGTCAAAAGGGAGAATATGCCAGAGATAGCAAAAAAGATCGAAGATCTGTTAAGACCTCATTTTAAGGTCTTCTATGATGAAGGGGGTGCCATTGGCAGAAGGTACAGAAGGCAGGATGAGGTGGGAACTCCATTCGGCATAACAGTTGACTCCCAGACGCTACAAGATCAGACAGTGACCTTGCGGGAGCGGGATTCGATGGAGCAGGTAAGAGTGAAAATTGATGAACTGGTGGGTGTTTTGAAAAAGAAGATATGGGGAAATTAA